From a region of the Parus major isolate Abel chromosome 6, Parus_major1.1, whole genome shotgun sequence genome:
- the RPS24 gene encoding 40S ribosomal protein S24 isoform X1, with protein sequence MNDTVTIRTRKFMTNRLLQRKQMVIDVLHPGKATVPKTEIREKLAKMYKTTPDVIFVFGFRTHFGGGKTTGFGMIYDSLDYAKKNEPKHRLARHGLYEKKKTSRKQRKERKNRMKKVRGTAKANVGAGKKKK encoded by the exons atg AATGACACAGTGACCATCAGAACCAGGAAGTTCATGACCAACAGACTTCTGCAGCGTAAGCAGATG GTGATTGATGTTCTTCATCCTGGGAAGGCCACAGTCCCCAAAACAGAAATCAGGGAAAAGCTGGCAAAAATGTACAAGACAACCCCTGATGTAATTTTCGTCTTTGGCTTCAGAACTCACTTTGGTGGTGGCAAGACAACTGGTTTTGGCATGATCTATGATTCCCTGGActatgcaaagaaaaatgaaccaAAGCACAGGCTTGCCAGG CACGGCttgtatgaaaagaaaaagacttcCAGGAAGCAGCGAAAAGAGCGTAAGAACAGAATGAAGAAAGTCAGGGGCACAGCCAAGGCAAATGTTGGTGCTGGCAAGAAG AAG AAATGA
- the RPS24 gene encoding 40S ribosomal protein S24 isoform X3, with the protein MNDTVTIRTRKFMTNRLLQRKQMVIDVLHPGKATVPKTEIREKLAKMYKTTPDVIFVFGFRTHFGGGKTTGFGMIYDSLDYAKKNEPKHRLARHGLYEKKKTSRKQRKERKNRMKKVRGTAKANVGAGKKK; encoded by the exons atg AATGACACAGTGACCATCAGAACCAGGAAGTTCATGACCAACAGACTTCTGCAGCGTAAGCAGATG GTGATTGATGTTCTTCATCCTGGGAAGGCCACAGTCCCCAAAACAGAAATCAGGGAAAAGCTGGCAAAAATGTACAAGACAACCCCTGATGTAATTTTCGTCTTTGGCTTCAGAACTCACTTTGGTGGTGGCAAGACAACTGGTTTTGGCATGATCTATGATTCCCTGGActatgcaaagaaaaatgaaccaAAGCACAGGCTTGCCAGG CACGGCttgtatgaaaagaaaaagacttcCAGGAAGCAGCGAAAAGAGCGTAAGAACAGAATGAAGAAAGTCAGGGGCACAGCCAAGGCAAATGTTGGTGCTGGCAAGAAG AAATGA
- the RPS24 gene encoding 40S ribosomal protein S24 isoform X2 — translation MNDTVTIRTRKFMTNRLLQRKQMVIDVLHPGKATVPKTEIREKLAKMYKTTPDVIFVFGFRTHFGGGKTTGFGMIYDSLDYAKKNEPKHRLARHGLYEKKKTSRKQRKERKNRMKKVRGTAKANVGAGKKK, via the exons atg AATGACACAGTGACCATCAGAACCAGGAAGTTCATGACCAACAGACTTCTGCAGCGTAAGCAGATG GTGATTGATGTTCTTCATCCTGGGAAGGCCACAGTCCCCAAAACAGAAATCAGGGAAAAGCTGGCAAAAATGTACAAGACAACCCCTGATGTAATTTTCGTCTTTGGCTTCAGAACTCACTTTGGTGGTGGCAAGACAACTGGTTTTGGCATGATCTATGATTCCCTGGActatgcaaagaaaaatgaaccaAAGCACAGGCTTGCCAGG CACGGCttgtatgaaaagaaaaagacttcCAGGAAGCAGCGAAAAGAGCGTAAGAACAGAATGAAGAAAGTCAGGGGCACAGCCAAGGCAAATGTTGGTGCTGGCAAGAAG AAG taa
- the RPS24 gene encoding 40S ribosomal protein S24 isoform X4 — translation MNDTVTIRTRKFMTNRLLQRKQMVIDVLHPGKATVPKTEIREKLAKMYKTTPDVIFVFGFRTHFGGGKTTGFGMIYDSLDYAKKNEPKHRLARHGLYEKKKTSRKQRKERKNRMKKVRGTAKANVGAGKK, via the exons atg AATGACACAGTGACCATCAGAACCAGGAAGTTCATGACCAACAGACTTCTGCAGCGTAAGCAGATG GTGATTGATGTTCTTCATCCTGGGAAGGCCACAGTCCCCAAAACAGAAATCAGGGAAAAGCTGGCAAAAATGTACAAGACAACCCCTGATGTAATTTTCGTCTTTGGCTTCAGAACTCACTTTGGTGGTGGCAAGACAACTGGTTTTGGCATGATCTATGATTCCCTGGActatgcaaagaaaaatgaaccaAAGCACAGGCTTGCCAGG CACGGCttgtatgaaaagaaaaagacttcCAGGAAGCAGCGAAAAGAGCGTAAGAACAGAATGAAGAAAGTCAGGGGCACAGCCAAGGCAAATGTTGGTGCTGGCAAGAAG taa